TCCATTGTCGAACTTGGACACATGTATAAACGCAAAAAAGCTCGCCACTACTGCGATAAACAGTAATGACGGGCTTAAAATTATTCACGTGTACGCTCAATATAAATGAGTACATACTCTAATAATTAACTTGTTGCGTAATTTTCAACATTATCATGTGGTGAAGTAAATACTCCATCTGCTACTGCTTTACGTATTAGATCGTACGCATTGCGATTTACTAATATTACATTCAATAAAAATTTGTAATGATGCCCGCTTTACGTCTTGAAACTTTAATAGCTCAAGTACCTTCGTCAATTAACCCTTGTGCTCCGGTTCGTGATCTGTGTGACCTGGGGAAATAATCGTAATCATTTGCTACTACCATCCTGTGCAGTTGATTTACCAAAATAATAACCAAATACCATCGTTAAAATGGATAGTGTATACTCTACCGGAATTCTTCCAGAAACCGCTAAATAAGCAAATACGAAAGCAAATAACAATGTAATGATTTTCCGCACTTCTATAAGTGCTATTAGTTTGATTCTCATTCCACTATTCTCCTCCCAATCGATCTAATCGTTTATCCGCCGAGCTAACAGACCCTTCAACCTTTGCTACCCGTTCCGATACAGCGCGTTCTTTTTGATCAACTTGAAAGGCTACTATCAATGATTCAACACTGCCGTTAATCGTACCCAATTTTCCTATGTTACTTGAAGTTTCAGGATGGTCATCATACCCTTATAAATAATTTTTCAATTTAAAAAGCACTCATTATATAAGAAAAAAGCTGTTTATTGAACGAAAACGCATTTTTTAAAGTGGAAAATAGACAGTAACACTCTGAGAAAATAAACAATCACTTATTGTTCAATGCATGAAAAAGCCGTCGTTACAGGCTAAATCAAATTTAAAAAGCATTTGTAAAAAAATTTGCCTTACCTATTTTTTAGTATATTCGTGATATGGTGAATTTGATATACAACTTATTTAAAAATAAGCGCTATCAGATGCAAAAAAAGGCGTTTGTCACTTATTTATATTTAAGTCGTATATCGATTTAGACAAATAGCAAAAAACTGATTTGAAAAATGCGCAAATTTTTTTACTCAGTAGCAAAATCAAGCGTTAGTAAGAAATAAGATATGCCAGTGTGCTATTTTTTATATCTCGGGCTTTCATGATAAGGATCAAAAAAATTTAAAATTCGGTGTACTTTGAAATTATAAAAAGTGCATAACGCTTATATATCAAGGATTTCGACACTTTACGAAACGTATTTGTTTCATATGTATAGGGATGGCGGGAGTTTTGACCGAAATCTCCAAGAACGTTGTTATATCAACGTTTAGCAGCTCATCTTAATTAGTTTGATTAAAATTGAAACAAACCACATAATTTCGTCCAAAACAAGTACCTATTTCTAATTGATTCATATGATTTATATAAAAGGGGGAGAAGGTTATCGTATATACTGAAACAATTGATCTTCAAGGTTATTTATTTACAGCTGTTACCGTTCATTTACCTAAAACAACATTGCTAACGATTTCGAATGAACGTGGATACATTATGTGTGGTGCATTGGATGTCGGACTGTTAAATGAAAAATTAGCCGATCGCAAAATCATTGCCGGTCGTGCGGTTGGTGTAAGAACAATCGATGACTTATTAAAAGCGCAATTAGAATCTATCACATACGAAGCGAAAGCGTGCGGCATCGAAGAAGGTATGACTGGCGAAGAAGCGTTATTAAAAATGATTTAAATTGGATTCATAGCCAAATACGTAATTTCAGGGAAAATGAGATCCATCCCTAACAAGCTTTTACCAGCAAATTTTCCTGTGCAAAAGATGACTGGCATCTAGATACAATATTCTTTCTTGCAAAAAACCGCTCTTTCAATTTCTCGAAAAAGCGGTCTATATATTTTTCATTGCCTATTTCTAGGTACAATCACATTTGTATATTTAAATCGCTTTATTATAATAAGAAGCTTTGTTCCCTTTACTTCTCTTTACGGCTAGAAGCTCTTCTAATTTCTGAATATATTCATGATTTGTTGATATTCTTGTAAGGCTTGTTAATAAATATGGTCTCAATCCGGAATTGATTTTTTGGCATCGCGCAAGATTAATTAAATACTTGGCCATCTTAAAAGACTTCAAGTGCGTATGTCCATTTTTAAACTCCTTCTTCGTATTGACGACCATAAATTCTTGCTTTCGCCCTTTATTAAAAGGAATAATAATAAACTCATCTTTTTTGAAAATTTGATTCATATTATCCTCATCCTTTTCTCGAATATACTCATAAACGGTCTTTCACTTACAGAGAAATACCAATCACTCCGCTTTCCTACACGCCCCTCTCGCCTCATTTGTTTTATTGGTCTTACTTCTCCTTACTCTATTTATCGATTACTATATTCCAAATTCAATGAAATAAGCACCTTTTTTAATATAATTAACAATTCAATCACGTTTTTACATCGTTTTAATATAGAATATTGCGAACTTAAAGGCAAGGGTAGGACAATTGCTGCTATTTCTTCAAAAAAAGAAAGGTGTCTGCCAAGTTATAAGGGTTTAGAGGGTGGAATTAACTCCGAAAGTTGTGCTAGTCAAATTCGGCATATCTAAATTTTAAAAAAAGACTAAGAAAACCCTTTTTAGGTTAGAATACTCATAATTTATAAATCAGTGTAAAAAGGATGATTATTAAATGAGTGTTATAGTACTAGAAAACAAAAGGATTATTCTAAAAGGGATTAATAGATATGAGTTAAATTCTGATGGGATATATTATAGAAATGATACGGAAGAGGAAAGATTTCTTTTCATATTTCTTATTAATAGCAATGAACTTTGGAGTGAGTATTATTTCAAATTTTTATATATTGAGATGGATGATGGCAATTTGTATAAATATTTTTCTGATAAAAAATTATATGATGTAATGCAGAAAATGGCTAAATATTTTGAAGAAAAGGGCATTGGTAGTGAGGTAGAAAATTGTTTTTATGATTATCATTCTGATAGTTACGATTGTGAAGATTTAGAAGATATACTAGAAGAAGATGAGCATTTAGGACAAGCTGTTGAAAGTTATGTAAAAATTAGAGATACGTTCAAATTCGTTAATGAAGATATTTCAGTTATAGCGAATAGAATAGATAATGCTTTTGGAATTATATAAGCGGTACAACCCACCCACTCTTTAAAGAGGTATTTCCAAAATTTGTTTTATAACAATACATTAATTTGTTAATAATAATGAAACATCCATTTTCAAAAGGAGTTTCTCATGACAAAAAAATTAATTCAGGCTATTTCCGAACATTCCCTGCCATTAAGTGATGCAAGTTTAAATAAAATTGTGGAGGCAATTGGA
This portion of the Solibacillus daqui genome encodes:
- a CDS encoding YunC family protein, whose product is MVYTETIDLQGYLFTAVTVHLPKTTLLTISNERGYIMCGALDVGLLNEKLADRKIIAGRAVGVRTIDDLLKAQLESITYEAKACGIEEGMTGEEALLKMI
- a CDS encoding DNA polymerase III subunit alpha, producing the protein MSVIVLENKRIILKGINRYELNSDGIYYRNDTEEERFLFIFLINSNELWSEYYFKFLYIEMDDGNLYKYFSDKKLYDVMQKMAKYFEEKGIGSEVENCFYDYHSDSYDCEDLEDILEEDEHLGQAVESYVKIRDTFKFVNEDISVIANRIDNAFGII